A segment of the Amycolatopsis thermophila genome:
CACTCGGGCGAACCCGACCCGGTGGTCGCGCTGGAGTCGCTGGTGGACACCGGGCTCGAGTTCATCGCCGAGTACCGGGGCTTCTCGCAGATCCTGGTCAGCGAGCTGTGGCGGACGCCCGGCCAGTGGCACGAAACGCTGTCGCTGCTGCGCGAGGACATCGTCTCGATCGTGAAGGAGCAGCTGCAGCGGGTCGCCGACGCCGGGCGGCTGCCCGAGGGCGTCGACGTGCCCACCGCCGCGGCCGGGCTGTTCGGCACCCTGCTGGTGGTGGCGCTGGACTGGCAGGTGTTCCAGCCGCACCGCACCCGCGCCGAAGTGCGGGACGGCATCATGGTGCTGGTGCGCGGGATGGCTCGCCCGCGCTAGCTGCCGGTTCCCGACGTCGGCTACCGCACCAGCGGCCGCAGCTGGCCGACCTGGTGGGTGGAGGTCGCGTGCCCGGCCAGGGCGCGCCGGACCGCGTCGAGGACTCCCTCGGCGATCTCGGCTTCGGCCAGGGACCGGTGGGCGTCGTAGGCCGAGACCGTGCCGAGTTGCACCACCTGCGTCGGGTGGAGGGGCAGCAGCGGGTCGGGCGGCTCGTTGCCGCCCGGGCCGTTGCGGACCTCCACCACCGGTGCGTCGTCGGCGAGCAGGGTTTCCACCGCGCCCAGCACCGAGCGCCGGTACTGCTCGTGGACCCAGGCCACCAGCAGGT
Coding sequences within it:
- a CDS encoding TetR/AcrR family transcriptional regulator, translated to MSARGGSTKQKLFEGTLRLATAKGLAGLTVDEIAAEAGVAKGTVYYNFGSKDGLIDALLRYGVGQLAERLREHSGEPDPVVALESLVDTGLEFIAEYRGFSQILVSELWRTPGQWHETLSLLREDIVSIVKEQLQRVADAGRLPEGVDVPTAAAGLFGTLLVVALDWQVFQPHRTRAEVRDGIMVLVRGMARPR